The Sphingomonas sp. HF-S4 sequence GCTTCCCGCTCGGCGCCTGCCTCGCCACCGAAGAGGCGGCCAAGGGGATGGTGATCGGCACGCACGGATCGACCTATGGCGGCAATCCGCTGGCGATGGCGGCGGGGCAGGCGATCCTCGACGTGATGACCGAGGGCTTCCTCGAGAATGTCGCCAAGATGGGCGACCGCCTCCGCCAGGCATTCGAGCAGCTGATCCCGAACCACGATCATTTGTTCGAGGAGATCCGCGGCAAGGGGCTGATGCTCGGCATCAAGATGAAGGAGCCCGCGGTGTCGCGCGACTTCGTCGCCCATCTGCGCGACAATCACGGGCTGCTTACCGTTGCTGCGGGCGAGAACGTGTTCCGCGTGCTGCCCCCGCTGATCATCGACGAGAATCACATCGCCGAATGCATCGAGCGGCTCAGCGAAGGCGCGCGCAGCTTCGCGCCGCCGAGCGATGACTAATTCGATCCTCCCCGGCACGGGGAGGGGGACCATGCGCAGCATGGTGGAGGGGGCTCTCCGCGAGCGAATGGCTTGGGGCTCGCCCCCTCCACCATTCGCTGCGCGAACAGTCCCCCTCCCCGTGCCGGGGAGGATCTAGGATGCGCCACTTTCTCGATCTGTCCGACGCCGGCACCGCGGACATCCAGGCGATGCTCGACGACGCGGTCGCCCGCAAATCGGCCCGTATCGGTTGGCCCAAGGGCAAGGCCGATGCCGACGCGCCGCTTGCCGGCCACGTCCTCGCGATGATCTTCGAGAAGAATTCGACGCGTACCCGCGTCTCGTTCGACATGGCGATCCGCCAGCTTGGCGGCACGTCGATCGTTATGGACGCGGGCTCGATGCAACTCGGCCGCGGCGAGAGCATTGCCGACACCGCGCGCGTATTGTCCGGTTATGTCGATGCTATCATGATCCGCACCGACGATCACGCCAAGGTGGTCGAGATGGCCAAACACGCCAGCGTGCCGGTGATCAACGGCCTCACCGACGCATCGCATCCGTGCCAGATCATGGCCGATCTGCTGACCATCCTCGAGAGCGGACGGACGCTGCCCGGCCTCAAGGTCGCGTGGCTCGGCGACGGCAACAACGTCCTTGCCTCGATCATGGAGGCCGGCGGACTGCTCGGCTTCGACGTTGTCGCGGCGTGCCCGCAGGGGTTCCAGCCGAGCGACGCCGATGTCGCGCGGGGCAGGGGCCGCGCACGCGTCGTCGGCACCGCCAGCGAAGCGGCCGAAGGCGCCGACGTGATCGTCACCGACACCTGGATCTCGATGGGCCAGCCGCATGCCGATACCAAGCTCGCGGCGATGATGCCCTTCCAGGTCGACGAAGCACTGATGGCGCAGGCCAATCCGGGCGCGGCGTTTCTCCACTGCCTGCCCGCGCACCGCGGCGAGGAAGTGGTCGACGCGGTGATCGATGGCCCACAGTCGCTGATCTGGCCCGAGGCCGAGAACCGGCTCCATGCGCAGAAGGCGGTGCTGCGCTGGTGCTTCGGGCAATTGGGCTGAGTTGAAGCGACGACATCCGCTTCTTATCTGAGCCGCGACCCAGAAAACCCCGTTCGCGCTGAGCTTGTCGAAGCGCCGTTCTTCTTTCGCGATGGTGGAAGGAGAGCAGGACGGGGCTTCGACACGCTCAGCCCGAACGGGGAAATGTCATGACTCCCAACACCGCCCCCACCACCGATCTCGATCGTGTGATCGGCTTCACCATTCCGAGCCGCCATGCCCGCGGCCGCGTCGCGCGGCTGGGGCCGGTGCTCGATGAGATCCTGTCGGCCCACGCCTATCCCGAGCCGATCGAGCGGCTGCTCGCCGAGGCGCTGACCTTGACGGCTTTGCTCGGCGCGACGCTCAAGGATGCGCAGGGGCAGATGACGCTCCAGGCGCAGTCGCCTGGCGCGATCGTCAGCCTGCTGGTATGCGACTACAAGAACGGCGAGCTACGCGGCTATGTCCAGTTCGACGCCGAACGGCTGTCGCAGCTGGGCAAGAAGCCGACGCTCGATGCGCTGTGCAAGAAGGGGCATCTGGCAATCACCTTCGACCAGGCGGCGACCAGGGAGCGCTACCAGGGGATCGTCCCGCTCGTCGCGTCGTCGATCGGCGCGGCGGCGGAGGAATATTTCCTCCAGTCCGAGCAGATCCCGACGCTGGTGCGGATCGGCACGCATCGCGGCAAGGACGGCAAGCTGGTTGCCGGCGGCATCCTCGTCCAGCATCTGCCTGAGGGCGAGGCGGGGCGCGAGCGACTGCACGTGCGGCTCGACCATCCCGAATGGCAGCATGTCGAGGCGCTGTCGGCGACGATGGGCGCCGACGAGCTCGCCGAGCCGAGCATCCCGCTCGAGAATCTCGTTTGGCGGCTGTTCAACGAGGAAGAGGAAGTGCGCGTGCTTGTCGGCACCGGGCTCTCGCGCGGCTGCCGCTGCGATACGACCTACATCACCGAGGTGCTGAGCAAGTTCGCGCCCGAAGACCGCGCCGAGATGGCGGACGAGAACGGCGTGATCAGTGTCGATTGCGCCTTCTGTTCGAAGAAGTTCCCCGTGCAGCTCGGCGATTTTGTTGCACCGCCGTTGTAATCGAGAACCCGCTTTCCATATCGGCGTGGCCGCGGAGAGCGGGCTTCGGTGGGGCCCCGGAGTAGGTTGCGCAGGCGCGCGAACGGGGAGTCTTTATGGTGTTCAGGCGTATGGTCCGCCCGGGAATCGTGGGCGCGTTGCTTTTGCTCGGTGCAGCGGGCGCGCCTGCGCAGCGCGGTCCCGCGGTAGGTGCGCTCGGTACGTTGGAGCGGGGCGAATGGCAGCTCAAGGACGGCGAGGGCGAGGTGCGTAAGCTCTGCCTGCGCAATCCCGGCACGCTGCTCCAGATCATGCATGGCGACGCCCAGTGCGAGCATTTCGTGATGGAGAGCGCCAAGAGTTCGGCGACGATCCGCTACACCTGCCCCAGCCACGGTCACGGTCGCACGACGATCTCGATCGATACGCCGCGGGTGGTGAATATCGATACGCAGGGCGTGGCCAATGGCGCGCCCTTTGCGGAGAAGTTCGAGGGGCGGCGGATCGGCGTCTGCAGCTGAGCGGCGGTTACGATTGGTTAACCCTGTTCGTTTATCGGTTGCTGCTCCTTCCTGGAGCATTTCCTCTCTGGCAAATTTCCAACTGGGCCGCTTCACCGCGGCCCATTTTGCGTTGCGGCACGAAACCGGCTAGCGGCGGGGGATGACCGACAGCGTTGCAGTCGCCCTGATCTCGGGCGGGTTGGATTCGATGATCTCCGCCGCGCGAGCGCGCGAGGACGGGCATCGGCTGCTCGCGCTTTCGATCGATTACAACCAGCGTCACCAGGTCGAGCTTGCCGCGGCGCGCCGGATCGCGGCGATGCTGGGCGCCGAGCGCCATGTCGTGCTGCCGCTCGACCTGCGCGCGTTCGGCGGATCGGCGCTGACCGCCGAGATCGACGTGCCCAAGCAGGGCGTGGGCGACGACATCCCGGTCACCTATGTGCCGGCGCGCAACACGATCTTCCTCAGCCTGGCGCTCGGCTGGGCCGAGGCGGCGGGCGCGCGCGACATCTATATCGGCGTCAACGCGCTCGATTATTCGGGCTATCCCGATTGCCGGCCCGAGTTCATCACCGGGTTCGAGAAGCTCGCCGAGCTGGCGACCAAGGCGGGGGTGGAGGGCGAGCCCTTCCGCATCCGCGCGCCGCTCCAGGATATGACCAAGGCCGATATCGTCCGCGAGGGGATGCGGCTGGGGCTCGACCTGGGGATGAGCTGGTCGTGCTACGATCCGGCGCCGGGCGGCGTGCATTGCGGCCTGTGCGACAGCTGCCGGCTGCGTTCGAAGGGTTTCGAAGAAGCCGGCGTGCCCGATCCGACGGGCTACGCGACCGACCGATGACCTACGCCGTCAAAGAGATGTTCCTCACGCTCCAGGGCGAGGGCGTGAATGCCGGGGCGCGCGCGGTGTTCGTGCGGTTTGCCGGGTGCAACCTATGGTCGGGGCGTGAGCAGGACCGGGCTACGGCGGTGTGCAAGTTCTGCGACACCGATTTCGTCGGCACCGATGGGCTGGGCGGCGGCAAGTTCGTAGATGCCGATGCGCTGGCCGATGCGGTGGTCGGCCATTGGGCAGCAGGGCCGGATCGCCGCTTCGTGGTGCTCACCGGCGGCGAGCCGATGCTCCAGATCGACGACGCCCTCGTCGATGCGCTCCACGCGCGCGGCTTCCGCATCGCGATCGAGAGCAACGGCACCTTGCCTGCGCATCCCGGGATCGACTGGGTGTGCATCAGCCCCAAGGCTGGCAGCGACGTGGTTCAGCGCTCGGGCGACGAGCTCAAGCTGGTCTGGCCGCAGGCGGGCAGCGATCTCGACATGCTCGAGAGCTGGGACTTCGCCAACTTCCTCGTCCAGCCGATGGACGACGCGAACGGCGCGGAGAATGTCCGTGCCGCGACGGCGCTGGCGATGGCGCGGCCGCGCTGGCGGCTGTCGCTCCAGACGCACAAGCTGTTGGGGCTGCGCTAGCCCCTCAGCGCGCCGCCACGTGCAGCGCGCCGCACTTCTTCACTTGGTAGCTGTTCTTGCGCCAGCATTTGTCGTTGCCGAACGGCGGCATGGCGTAGGTCAGCCCCTGATAATTGATCGTGCGGCGGAACTGCTCGCCCCAGGAGGCTAGGCTCGCGCGCAGCTCGCGCATCCGGTCGTGCGCGAGATCGCCGAAGGTGCCGCGGCGCGCAAATACAGCATCATGGCCGATTGCGGCGGCAGTCTGGCAGAAAGACAGCTGGCCCGAGACGGTCGAAAAGCCCGAATAGACGCGGGTGCCGAACTTGTCGAGTTCGGTTTGCCCG is a genomic window containing:
- the argF gene encoding ornithine carbamoyltransferase, with product MRHFLDLSDAGTADIQAMLDDAVARKSARIGWPKGKADADAPLAGHVLAMIFEKNSTRTRVSFDMAIRQLGGTSIVMDAGSMQLGRGESIADTARVLSGYVDAIMIRTDDHAKVVEMAKHASVPVINGLTDASHPCQIMADLLTILESGRTLPGLKVAWLGDGNNVLASIMEAGGLLGFDVVAACPQGFQPSDADVARGRGRARVVGTASEAAEGADVIVTDTWISMGQPHADTKLAAMMPFQVDEALMAQANPGAAFLHCLPAHRGEEVVDAVIDGPQSLIWPEAENRLHAQKAVLRWCFGQLG
- a CDS encoding Hsp33 family molecular chaperone HslO: MTPNTAPTTDLDRVIGFTIPSRHARGRVARLGPVLDEILSAHAYPEPIERLLAEALTLTALLGATLKDAQGQMTLQAQSPGAIVSLLVCDYKNGELRGYVQFDAERLSQLGKKPTLDALCKKGHLAITFDQAATRERYQGIVPLVASSIGAAAEEYFLQSEQIPTLVRIGTHRGKDGKLVAGGILVQHLPEGEAGRERLHVRLDHPEWQHVEALSATMGADELAEPSIPLENLVWRLFNEEEEVRVLVGTGLSRGCRCDTTYITEVLSKFAPEDRAEMADENGVISVDCAFCSKKFPVQLGDFVAPPL
- the queC gene encoding 7-cyano-7-deazaguanine synthase QueC produces the protein MTDSVAVALISGGLDSMISAARAREDGHRLLALSIDYNQRHQVELAAARRIAAMLGAERHVVLPLDLRAFGGSALTAEIDVPKQGVGDDIPVTYVPARNTIFLSLALGWAEAAGARDIYIGVNALDYSGYPDCRPEFITGFEKLAELATKAGVEGEPFRIRAPLQDMTKADIVREGMRLGLDLGMSWSCYDPAPGGVHCGLCDSCRLRSKGFEEAGVPDPTGYATDR
- the queE gene encoding 7-carboxy-7-deazaguanine synthase, with the protein product MTYAVKEMFLTLQGEGVNAGARAVFVRFAGCNLWSGREQDRATAVCKFCDTDFVGTDGLGGGKFVDADALADAVVGHWAAGPDRRFVVLTGGEPMLQIDDALVDALHARGFRIAIESNGTLPAHPGIDWVCISPKAGSDVVQRSGDELKLVWPQAGSDLDMLESWDFANFLVQPMDDANGAENVRAATALAMARPRWRLSLQTHKLLGLR